In the genome of Paramisgurnus dabryanus chromosome 18, PD_genome_1.1, whole genome shotgun sequence, one region contains:
- the xrra1 gene encoding X-ray radiation resistance-associated protein 1 isoform X1, with protein sequence MTGLGIYKLDNGESYPSQCFPIRSFFYPSNKGAGHWLVAHRNTLEARISKKTKVLHVELHSGKRTKTAGNILDAELLVTLHCVDKPSDLCSVNISDQGLQKVRLEGLEEFDNIAYINASDNHLTLEPFSKFPALRELELSLNSLHTVEIHAEDFQKLEVLDLSFNSITGESMLNLGLLPHLKVLHLTGNHLQMLPLDMAGPCTCPEEHSTHQCVLLFQTLEVLMLEDNRLTSPGVFMSLANLKRLQHLNLQGNFISGVPFLKQMAPLQDAQKTLKTHSTMQRTGNPLLFQDVTINDASETLSQQKSTTGTSKRKDHECPEDFGQHFPELRHLNLAKNQIAEEEALLPVALFPKLNELVIHSNPLTTQRCGDPPMLTSFLQEQLGIKIRRKKSSDLKQRISPTVSPKRKVKTRIPRVPDNVKDRTLPIEYRLKSGFSSSSKRSIEEEDDIAIGHEHFDNASIASERNRNEETFFVTEIDVPYESDHQKIQEDEKRMVKKHSKVFPEKLAGYEILFDEESEPEMPEISGIQHAVRTLEHTLKNLLVYRDSKANLDRPQKPYTEREKKIRNLPPLGPKKSKGEKVEEILTQMKETKTTSKVPLVNVLSGGKNICKEDYEEALTLLKDMQRRYKMAHRESMEQAAHLEIKEI encoded by the exons ATGACAGGATTGGGGATTTACAAACTGGACAATGGAGAAAGTTACCCTTCACAATGTTTCCCAataagatcatttttttatcCAAGTAATAAAG GTGCCGGACACTGGCTTGTTGCACATAGAAATACACTGGAAGCGAGGATTTCCAAAAAGACCAAAGTTTTACATGTTGAACTTCACTCGGGGAAAAGAACTAAAACTGCTGGAAACATTTTAGATGCAGAGCTTCTG GTCACATTGCATTGTGTGGATAAGCCCTCTGACCTCTGTTCTGTCAACATCAGTGATCAGGGTTTGCAAAAA GTCAGACTTGAGGGTTTGGAGGAATTCGATAATATTGCTTACATAAATGCCTCTGATAACCATTTAACTTTAG aacctTTCAGCAAGTTTCCGGCATTAAGGGAGTTAGAGCTTTCACTAAACAGTCTTCATACTGTAGAGATTCATGCTGAAGATTTTCAGAAATTGGAG GTGTTGGATTTATCCTTCAATAGCATAACAGGTGAAAGTATGTTAAATCTAGGCCTATTGCCCCATCTAAAAGTGCTTCATCTAACTGGAAACCATTTGCAGATGCTTCCACTTGATATGGCCGGCCCATGTACCTGTCCTGAAGAACA CAGCACACACCAATGTGTCTTGCTTTTTCAAACTCTGGAGGTGTTAATGCTTGAGGACAACAGGTTAACTTCTCCTGGTGTCTTCATGAGCCTTGCTAACTTAAAAAG GCTTCAACATCTAAACTTACAGGGAAATTTCATCTCAGGAGTCCCATTCTTGAAACAAATGGCACCCTTACAAGATGCTCAGAAAACCTTAAAAACCCATAGCACGATGCAGAGAACTGGAAACCCTCTCTTATTTCAGGATGTCACAATAAATG ATGCCTCTGAAACTCTAAGCCAGCAAAAATCAACCACAGGAACATCCAAA AGAAAGGATCATGAATGCCCTGAAGATTTTGGCCAACATTTCCCAGAACTTCGACATCTGAATTTGGCCAAAAATCAG ATAGCAGAGGAAGAGGCATTGTTGCCTGTGGCATTGTTTCCCAAACTCAATGAACTTGTTATTCACTCAAACCCCTTGACAACACAGAGATGTG GTGACCCACCGATGTTAACCAGTTTTCTGCAGGAACAGCTGGGTATTAAGATAAGACGCAAAAAGTCATCTGATCTTAAACAACGCATTAGTCCCACCGTCAGTCCTAAACGCAAG GTAAAAACTCGAATTCCAAGAGTGCCAGATAATGTAAAAGATAGAACTCTACCAATAGAGTATAGATTAAAATCTGGTTTCAGTTCCTCATCTAAAAGAAGCATTGAAGAGGAAGATGACATTGCCATTGGCCATGAGCATTTTGACAATGCAAGTATAGCCAGTGAGAGAAATCGAAATGAAGAGACGTTCTTTGTGACAGAG ATTGATGTTCCATATGAATCAGATCACCAAAAGATACAAGAAGATGAGAAGAGAATGGTTAAAAAACATAGTAAAGTATTTCCAGAAAAACTAGCTGGTTATGAAATCTTATTTGACGAAGAATCAGAGCCGGAAATGCCTGAGATTTCTG GAATTCAACATGCCGTCAGGACTTTGGAGCACACGCTCAAGAACCTTCTTGTATATAGAGATTCTAAAGCAAATCTTGATCGTCCCCAAAAGCCATATACTGAAAGAGAGAAAAAG ATTAGAAATTTGCCACCTCTAGGACCAAAGAAGTCAAAAGGGGAAAAGGTTGAGGAAATCCTTACTCAAATGAAGGagacaaaaacaacaagcaAAGTTCCCTTAG
- the xrra1 gene encoding X-ray radiation resistance-associated protein 1 isoform X2, whose translation MTGLGIYKLDNGESYPSQCFPIRSFFYPSNKGAGHWLVAHRNTLEARISKKTKVLHVELHSGKRTKTAGNILDAELLVTLHCVDKPSDLCSVNISDQGLQKVRLEGLEEFDNIAYINASDNHLTLEPFSKFPALRELELSLNSLHTVEIHAEDFQKLEVLDLSFNSITGESMLNLGLLPHLKVLHLTGNHLQMLPLDMAGPCTCPEEHTHQCVLLFQTLEVLMLEDNRLTSPGVFMSLANLKRLQHLNLQGNFISGVPFLKQMAPLQDAQKTLKTHSTMQRTGNPLLFQDVTINDASETLSQQKSTTGTSKRKDHECPEDFGQHFPELRHLNLAKNQIAEEEALLPVALFPKLNELVIHSNPLTTQRCGDPPMLTSFLQEQLGIKIRRKKSSDLKQRISPTVSPKRKVKTRIPRVPDNVKDRTLPIEYRLKSGFSSSSKRSIEEEDDIAIGHEHFDNASIASERNRNEETFFVTEIDVPYESDHQKIQEDEKRMVKKHSKVFPEKLAGYEILFDEESEPEMPEISGIQHAVRTLEHTLKNLLVYRDSKANLDRPQKPYTEREKKIRNLPPLGPKKSKGEKVEEILTQMKETKTTSKVPLVNVLSGGKNICKEDYEEALTLLKDMQRRYKMAHRESMEQAAHLEIKEI comes from the exons ATGACAGGATTGGGGATTTACAAACTGGACAATGGAGAAAGTTACCCTTCACAATGTTTCCCAataagatcatttttttatcCAAGTAATAAAG GTGCCGGACACTGGCTTGTTGCACATAGAAATACACTGGAAGCGAGGATTTCCAAAAAGACCAAAGTTTTACATGTTGAACTTCACTCGGGGAAAAGAACTAAAACTGCTGGAAACATTTTAGATGCAGAGCTTCTG GTCACATTGCATTGTGTGGATAAGCCCTCTGACCTCTGTTCTGTCAACATCAGTGATCAGGGTTTGCAAAAA GTCAGACTTGAGGGTTTGGAGGAATTCGATAATATTGCTTACATAAATGCCTCTGATAACCATTTAACTTTAG aacctTTCAGCAAGTTTCCGGCATTAAGGGAGTTAGAGCTTTCACTAAACAGTCTTCATACTGTAGAGATTCATGCTGAAGATTTTCAGAAATTGGAG GTGTTGGATTTATCCTTCAATAGCATAACAGGTGAAAGTATGTTAAATCTAGGCCTATTGCCCCATCTAAAAGTGCTTCATCTAACTGGAAACCATTTGCAGATGCTTCCACTTGATATGGCCGGCCCATGTACCTGTCCTGAAGAACA CACACACCAATGTGTCTTGCTTTTTCAAACTCTGGAGGTGTTAATGCTTGAGGACAACAGGTTAACTTCTCCTGGTGTCTTCATGAGCCTTGCTAACTTAAAAAG GCTTCAACATCTAAACTTACAGGGAAATTTCATCTCAGGAGTCCCATTCTTGAAACAAATGGCACCCTTACAAGATGCTCAGAAAACCTTAAAAACCCATAGCACGATGCAGAGAACTGGAAACCCTCTCTTATTTCAGGATGTCACAATAAATG ATGCCTCTGAAACTCTAAGCCAGCAAAAATCAACCACAGGAACATCCAAA AGAAAGGATCATGAATGCCCTGAAGATTTTGGCCAACATTTCCCAGAACTTCGACATCTGAATTTGGCCAAAAATCAG ATAGCAGAGGAAGAGGCATTGTTGCCTGTGGCATTGTTTCCCAAACTCAATGAACTTGTTATTCACTCAAACCCCTTGACAACACAGAGATGTG GTGACCCACCGATGTTAACCAGTTTTCTGCAGGAACAGCTGGGTATTAAGATAAGACGCAAAAAGTCATCTGATCTTAAACAACGCATTAGTCCCACCGTCAGTCCTAAACGCAAG GTAAAAACTCGAATTCCAAGAGTGCCAGATAATGTAAAAGATAGAACTCTACCAATAGAGTATAGATTAAAATCTGGTTTCAGTTCCTCATCTAAAAGAAGCATTGAAGAGGAAGATGACATTGCCATTGGCCATGAGCATTTTGACAATGCAAGTATAGCCAGTGAGAGAAATCGAAATGAAGAGACGTTCTTTGTGACAGAG ATTGATGTTCCATATGAATCAGATCACCAAAAGATACAAGAAGATGAGAAGAGAATGGTTAAAAAACATAGTAAAGTATTTCCAGAAAAACTAGCTGGTTATGAAATCTTATTTGACGAAGAATCAGAGCCGGAAATGCCTGAGATTTCTG GAATTCAACATGCCGTCAGGACTTTGGAGCACACGCTCAAGAACCTTCTTGTATATAGAGATTCTAAAGCAAATCTTGATCGTCCCCAAAAGCCATATACTGAAAGAGAGAAAAAG ATTAGAAATTTGCCACCTCTAGGACCAAAGAAGTCAAAAGGGGAAAAGGTTGAGGAAATCCTTACTCAAATGAAGGagacaaaaacaacaagcaAAGTTCCCTTAG
- the xrra1 gene encoding X-ray radiation resistance-associated protein 1 isoform X3: MTGLGIYKLDNGESYPSQCFPIRSFFYPSAGHWLVAHRNTLEARISKKTKVLHVELHSGKRTKTAGNILDAELLVTLHCVDKPSDLCSVNISDQGLQKVRLEGLEEFDNIAYINASDNHLTLEPFSKFPALRELELSLNSLHTVEIHAEDFQKLEVLDLSFNSITGESMLNLGLLPHLKVLHLTGNHLQMLPLDMAGPCTCPEEHSTHQCVLLFQTLEVLMLEDNRLTSPGVFMSLANLKRLQHLNLQGNFISGVPFLKQMAPLQDAQKTLKTHSTMQRTGNPLLFQDVTINDASETLSQQKSTTGTSKRKDHECPEDFGQHFPELRHLNLAKNQIAEEEALLPVALFPKLNELVIHSNPLTTQRCGDPPMLTSFLQEQLGIKIRRKKSSDLKQRISPTVSPKRKVKTRIPRVPDNVKDRTLPIEYRLKSGFSSSSKRSIEEEDDIAIGHEHFDNASIASERNRNEETFFVTEIDVPYESDHQKIQEDEKRMVKKHSKVFPEKLAGYEILFDEESEPEMPEISGIQHAVRTLEHTLKNLLVYRDSKANLDRPQKPYTEREKKIRNLPPLGPKKSKGEKVEEILTQMKETKTTSKVPLVNVLSGGKNICKEDYEEALTLLKDMQRRYKMAHRESMEQAAHLEIKEI; encoded by the exons ATGACAGGATTGGGGATTTACAAACTGGACAATGGAGAAAGTTACCCTTCACAATGTTTCCCAataagatcatttttttatcCAA GTGCCGGACACTGGCTTGTTGCACATAGAAATACACTGGAAGCGAGGATTTCCAAAAAGACCAAAGTTTTACATGTTGAACTTCACTCGGGGAAAAGAACTAAAACTGCTGGAAACATTTTAGATGCAGAGCTTCTG GTCACATTGCATTGTGTGGATAAGCCCTCTGACCTCTGTTCTGTCAACATCAGTGATCAGGGTTTGCAAAAA GTCAGACTTGAGGGTTTGGAGGAATTCGATAATATTGCTTACATAAATGCCTCTGATAACCATTTAACTTTAG aacctTTCAGCAAGTTTCCGGCATTAAGGGAGTTAGAGCTTTCACTAAACAGTCTTCATACTGTAGAGATTCATGCTGAAGATTTTCAGAAATTGGAG GTGTTGGATTTATCCTTCAATAGCATAACAGGTGAAAGTATGTTAAATCTAGGCCTATTGCCCCATCTAAAAGTGCTTCATCTAACTGGAAACCATTTGCAGATGCTTCCACTTGATATGGCCGGCCCATGTACCTGTCCTGAAGAACA CAGCACACACCAATGTGTCTTGCTTTTTCAAACTCTGGAGGTGTTAATGCTTGAGGACAACAGGTTAACTTCTCCTGGTGTCTTCATGAGCCTTGCTAACTTAAAAAG GCTTCAACATCTAAACTTACAGGGAAATTTCATCTCAGGAGTCCCATTCTTGAAACAAATGGCACCCTTACAAGATGCTCAGAAAACCTTAAAAACCCATAGCACGATGCAGAGAACTGGAAACCCTCTCTTATTTCAGGATGTCACAATAAATG ATGCCTCTGAAACTCTAAGCCAGCAAAAATCAACCACAGGAACATCCAAA AGAAAGGATCATGAATGCCCTGAAGATTTTGGCCAACATTTCCCAGAACTTCGACATCTGAATTTGGCCAAAAATCAG ATAGCAGAGGAAGAGGCATTGTTGCCTGTGGCATTGTTTCCCAAACTCAATGAACTTGTTATTCACTCAAACCCCTTGACAACACAGAGATGTG GTGACCCACCGATGTTAACCAGTTTTCTGCAGGAACAGCTGGGTATTAAGATAAGACGCAAAAAGTCATCTGATCTTAAACAACGCATTAGTCCCACCGTCAGTCCTAAACGCAAG GTAAAAACTCGAATTCCAAGAGTGCCAGATAATGTAAAAGATAGAACTCTACCAATAGAGTATAGATTAAAATCTGGTTTCAGTTCCTCATCTAAAAGAAGCATTGAAGAGGAAGATGACATTGCCATTGGCCATGAGCATTTTGACAATGCAAGTATAGCCAGTGAGAGAAATCGAAATGAAGAGACGTTCTTTGTGACAGAG ATTGATGTTCCATATGAATCAGATCACCAAAAGATACAAGAAGATGAGAAGAGAATGGTTAAAAAACATAGTAAAGTATTTCCAGAAAAACTAGCTGGTTATGAAATCTTATTTGACGAAGAATCAGAGCCGGAAATGCCTGAGATTTCTG GAATTCAACATGCCGTCAGGACTTTGGAGCACACGCTCAAGAACCTTCTTGTATATAGAGATTCTAAAGCAAATCTTGATCGTCCCCAAAAGCCATATACTGAAAGAGAGAAAAAG ATTAGAAATTTGCCACCTCTAGGACCAAAGAAGTCAAAAGGGGAAAAGGTTGAGGAAATCCTTACTCAAATGAAGGagacaaaaacaacaagcaAAGTTCCCTTAG
- the neu3.1 gene encoding sialidase-3.1, translated as MKGMIDSMASKSYAEFHQTQPAKTSLFRQQKNGPTYRIPALIYISDAQTFLAFAEERSTPRDSDAKVLVMRRGSHQNGSIQWSPVQTLSSACLPDHRTMNPCPVYERKSKTVFLFFVSILGNTTEERQIVTGRNQSHLCYVTSTDYGLSWSKTTDLTNSVIGDEITNWATFAVGPGHGIQMKNGRLIIPAYVYYIHYRCFPFYFPLYVKPHALSFYSDDRGITWNVGEKISMSSCECEMAEILDHADQSHLYCNARSTHGHRVEALSQSNGAAFDKPHSAQKLVEAHFGCQGSVLSFPVPESSGEEGKKQNDSSTQFDTKTWLVYSHPTDKKKRKDLGVYLNKTPFSTNGWSQPWIINKGPSGYSDMTQYGQNFACLMECGEKSEIEEIAFVEFKLSDVICACNV; from the exons ATGAAAG GAATGATTGACAGTATGGCATCTAAAAGCTACGCAGAATTCCACCAGACTCAACCTGCAAAGACATCATTATTCAGACAGCAGAAGAATGGTCCAACATACAGAATACCAGCTCTTATCTACATAAGTGACGCTCAGACATTTCTTGCCTTTGCTGAAGAACGCAGCACTCCACGTGACAGTGATGCAAAAGTGTTGGTCATGAGGAGGGGATCACATCAAAATGGATCTATTCAA TGGTCTCCTGTTCAAACACTCTCATCAGCCTGTTTGCCGGACCATCGCACTATGAATCCTTGTCCAGTCTATGAGAGGAAATCCAAAACCGTCTTTCTGTTCTTCGTCAGCATATTGGGTAATACCACAGAAGAAAGACAGATTGTTACTGGTAGGAACCAATCCCATCTGTGTTACGTCACTAGTACAGACTATGGCCTGAGCTGGAGCAAGACGACGGATTTAACAAACAGTGTGATTGGAGATGAGATTACTAATTGGGCTACTTTTGCAGTCGGACCAGGACACGGCATTCAGATGAAAAACGGAAGATTAATTATTCCAGCATATGTGTATTATATTCATTACAGATGTTTCCCATTCTATTTTCCGCTTTATGTTAAGCCTCATGCTTTATCATTCTATAGTGATGACCGTGGTATCACCTGGAACGTGGGGGAGAAAATCTCGATGAGTTCTTGTGAGTGTGAGATGGCTGAGATCCTAGACCATGCTGATCAAAGTCATTTGTACTGCAATGCCCGTAGTACGCATGGCCACAGAGTAGAGGCTTTAAGTCAGAGCAACGGAGCAGCTTTTGACAAACCTCATTCTGCACAGAAACTTGTGGAGGCCCATTTCGGTTGCCAGGGTAGCGTATTGAGCTTTCCCGTGCCCGAGTCATCAGGAGAAGAGGGCAAGAAACAAAACGATTCCTCAACACAATTCGACACAAAGACATGGTTAGTCTATTCCCATCCAACTGATAAAAAAAAGAGGAAGGATCTTGGAGTTTACTTGAATAAAACACCATTCAGTACTAATGGTTGGAGCCAGCCATGGATTATCAACAAGGGTCCAAGCGGATACTCAGACATGACGCAGTATGGGCAGAACTTTGCTTGCCTTATGGAGTGTGGAGAGAAAAGTGAAATTGAGGAGATAGCCTTTGTGGAATTTAAACTCAGTGATGTAATATGCGCTTGCAATGTGTGA
- the LOC135776269 gene encoding sialidase-3-like isoform X1, whose protein sequence is MRGNPKPSFCSSSAYWDYLTMDNKTHSGPISRPFQVTTLFKQEEKCSDSGQVTYRIPSLIYISDNQTYLAFAEKRKTADDTDADVLVMRKGMWKDGEVEWDNNHEVLTSACLSNHRSMNPCPVYEKRTKTLFLFFISVPFGVSEKAQIKKKKNQARLCYVTSKDIGNTWSRITDLTTDVIGDQVKTWATFAVGPGHGIQMQSGRLIIPAYVYHCHLDHKPTPYAFAFYSDDCGSTWHVGERLADESCECEMAEIIDHDGKSHLYCNARSTSGHRVEALSKRVEEAFDKLSSACKLTETGYGCQGSVLSFAPDQRSENTWLLYCHPTNPCQRRSLGVYLNKSPLDASGWVDQKLIIHHGPSGYSDLAHCGDGEHFACLIECGEKSEVEQLAFIIFKLSDVIQAKNTE, encoded by the exons ATGAGAGGAAATCCAAAACCGTCTTTCTGTTCTTCGTCAGCATATTGG GACTATTTAACAATGGACAATAAAACACATTCAGGACCCATATCAAGACCCTTTCAAGTAACAACATTATTCAAACAGGAAGAGAAATGTTCGGATTCTGGACAGGTGACCTATAGAATTCCATCTCTCATTTATATCAGTGACAATCAAACCTACCTTGCCTTTGCTGAGAAACGAAAAACAGCAGATGATACAGATGCTGATGTCCTGGTGATGAGAAAAGGAATGTGGAAGGATGGAGAGGTTGAG TGGGATAATAACCATGAAGTGCTCACTTCGGCTTGCCTATCAAACCACCGCAGCATGAATCCGTGTCCGGTCTATGAGAAAAGAACCAAGACCCTGTTCTTGTTTTTCATCTCAGTTCCATTTGGAGTTTCTGAGAAAGcccaaataaagaaaaagaaaaaccaGGCACGTCTTTGTTATGTAACCAGCAAGGACATAGGCAACACCTGGAGCCGTATCACAGATCTGACAACAGATGTGATCGGTGACCAGGTCAAGACCTGGGCCACCTTTGCAGTTGGGCCAGGGCATGGTATCCAAATGCAGAGTGGGAGATTGATTATTCCAGCCTATGTGTATCATTGCCACTTAGATCATAAGCCCACACCTTATGCTTTTGCATTTTACAGTGATGACTGCGGAAGCACTTGGCATGTTGGAGAACGATTGGCTGATGAGTCTTGTGAGTGTGAGATGGCTGAGATCATAGACCATGATGGTAAGAGCCATCTGTACTGCAATGCTCGTAGTACGTCCGGCCACAGAGTTGAGGCTCTAAGTAAGAGGGTTGAAGAAGCTTTCGACAAACTTTCATCTGCATGCAAGCTGACTGAGACCGGATATGGTTGCCAGGGCAGCGTGTTAAGTTTTGCCCCTGATCAAAGATCTGAAAACACATGGTTGCTCTACTGCCATCCAACCAATCCATGTCAGAGAAGGTCCCTTGGTGTCTACTTGAATAAATCTCCATTGGATGCATCAGGATGGGTAGATCAAAAATTGATAATCCATCATGGTCCCAGTGGATACTCAGATCTGGCTCATTGTGGAGATGGAGAACATTTTGCCTGTCTTATAGAGTGTGGAGAGAAAAGTGAGGTCGAACAGTTGgcctttattatttttaagctTTCTGATGTCATTCAAGCCAAGAATACTGAATAA
- the LOC135776269 gene encoding sialidase-3-like isoform X2, with protein MDNKTHSGPISRPFQVTTLFKQEEKCSDSGQVTYRIPSLIYISDNQTYLAFAEKRKTADDTDADVLVMRKGMWKDGEVEWDNNHEVLTSACLSNHRSMNPCPVYEKRTKTLFLFFISVPFGVSEKAQIKKKKNQARLCYVTSKDIGNTWSRITDLTTDVIGDQVKTWATFAVGPGHGIQMQSGRLIIPAYVYHCHLDHKPTPYAFAFYSDDCGSTWHVGERLADESCECEMAEIIDHDGKSHLYCNARSTSGHRVEALSKRVEEAFDKLSSACKLTETGYGCQGSVLSFAPDQRSENTWLLYCHPTNPCQRRSLGVYLNKSPLDASGWVDQKLIIHHGPSGYSDLAHCGDGEHFACLIECGEKSEVEQLAFIIFKLSDVIQAKNTE; from the exons ATGGACAATAAAACACATTCAGGACCCATATCAAGACCCTTTCAAGTAACAACATTATTCAAACAGGAAGAGAAATGTTCGGATTCTGGACAGGTGACCTATAGAATTCCATCTCTCATTTATATCAGTGACAATCAAACCTACCTTGCCTTTGCTGAGAAACGAAAAACAGCAGATGATACAGATGCTGATGTCCTGGTGATGAGAAAAGGAATGTGGAAGGATGGAGAGGTTGAG TGGGATAATAACCATGAAGTGCTCACTTCGGCTTGCCTATCAAACCACCGCAGCATGAATCCGTGTCCGGTCTATGAGAAAAGAACCAAGACCCTGTTCTTGTTTTTCATCTCAGTTCCATTTGGAGTTTCTGAGAAAGcccaaataaagaaaaagaaaaaccaGGCACGTCTTTGTTATGTAACCAGCAAGGACATAGGCAACACCTGGAGCCGTATCACAGATCTGACAACAGATGTGATCGGTGACCAGGTCAAGACCTGGGCCACCTTTGCAGTTGGGCCAGGGCATGGTATCCAAATGCAGAGTGGGAGATTGATTATTCCAGCCTATGTGTATCATTGCCACTTAGATCATAAGCCCACACCTTATGCTTTTGCATTTTACAGTGATGACTGCGGAAGCACTTGGCATGTTGGAGAACGATTGGCTGATGAGTCTTGTGAGTGTGAGATGGCTGAGATCATAGACCATGATGGTAAGAGCCATCTGTACTGCAATGCTCGTAGTACGTCCGGCCACAGAGTTGAGGCTCTAAGTAAGAGGGTTGAAGAAGCTTTCGACAAACTTTCATCTGCATGCAAGCTGACTGAGACCGGATATGGTTGCCAGGGCAGCGTGTTAAGTTTTGCCCCTGATCAAAGATCTGAAAACACATGGTTGCTCTACTGCCATCCAACCAATCCATGTCAGAGAAGGTCCCTTGGTGTCTACTTGAATAAATCTCCATTGGATGCATCAGGATGGGTAGATCAAAAATTGATAATCCATCATGGTCCCAGTGGATACTCAGATCTGGCTCATTGTGGAGATGGAGAACATTTTGCCTGTCTTATAGAGTGTGGAGAGAAAAGTGAGGTCGAACAGTTGgcctttattatttttaagctTTCTGATGTCATTCAAGCCAAGAATACTGAATAA